The Methanofervidicoccus sp. A16 genome has a segment encoding these proteins:
- the glmU gene encoding bifunctional sugar-1-phosphate nucleotidylyltransferase/acetyltransferase, protein MDAVILCAGKGTRLLPLTENRPKPMLPVGGKPILEYIINKVENLVDNIYLVVKYKKDMIIDYFRDHPKITFVEQGAIDGTGYALLSARNYLGDEFLVINGDIIFEDDLSGILSYENAMGLVEVENPENFGVVLLDREGNVVEIEEKPKNPKSNLINGGVYKFQSDVLDILEDLEPSERGEVELTDAIKELIKERRIKGVKLKGYWNDIGRPWDLLDSNRHILKGIKREIKGDIGKNVVIEGNVIVEEGAVIKHNSVIEGPAVIKSGAVVGPLAYIRPYTVLMENTFVGNSSEIKNSIVMRGTKIPHLSYVGDSIIGENCNFGCNTITANLRFDDKPVKVNIKGKVVESVRKLGVIMGDNVKTGVQVSFMPGVKVGSNSWIGPNLLVDRDVEPNTFIYKIDEKRVKRL, encoded by the coding sequence ATGGACGCAGTTATTCTATGTGCTGGAAAAGGTACAAGATTATTGCCGTTAACTGAAAATAGGCCTAAACCTATGCTTCCAGTGGGGGGAAAGCCCATACTAGAATATATCATAAATAAAGTGGAGAATCTTGTAGATAATATATATCTTGTTGTAAAGTATAAGAAGGATATGATTATAGATTACTTCAGGGACCATCCCAAGATAACGTTTGTGGAACAGGGGGCGATAGATGGGACTGGATATGCCCTTTTAAGTGCAAGGAATTACTTAGGGGATGAATTTTTAGTAATAAACGGGGATATTATCTTTGAGGACGATTTAAGTGGTATCTTATCCTATGAGAACGCTATGGGCTTGGTGGAGGTAGAGAATCCCGAAAATTTTGGAGTAGTTCTGTTAGATAGAGAGGGTAACGTAGTGGAGATAGAGGAAAAACCTAAAAATCCAAAATCTAACTTGATAAACGGAGGCGTTTATAAATTTCAGAGTGATGTCCTAGATATACTTGAGGACTTAGAACCCTCAGAGAGGGGGGAGGTGGAACTTACAGATGCTATAAAGGAACTTATTAAGGAGAGGAGGATAAAGGGCGTAAAGTTAAAGGGATATTGGAACGACATCGGTAGGCCCTGGGATCTTTTAGATAGCAATAGACATATCCTAAAAGGTATAAAGAGGGAGATAAAGGGAGATATAGGAAAGAATGTTGTAATTGAAGGAAATGTTATAGTGGAGGAGGGGGCTGTAATAAAGCACAACTCTGTAATCGAAGGTCCTGCTGTTATAAAGTCTGGGGCAGTTGTCGGCCCTTTGGCTTATATCAGGCCCTATACTGTCCTTATGGAGAACACCTTTGTAGGGAACTCCTCTGAGATAAAGAACAGTATTGTAATGAGAGGTACAAAGATACCTCACCTATCCTACGTAGGGGACAGTATAATAGGAGAGAACTGTAATTTCGGTTGCAATACCATAACTGCTAATCTTAGGTTTGACGATAAGCCTGTGAAGGTAAATATTAAGGGCAAGGTTGTTGAGAGTGTTAGAAAACTTGGAGTGATAATGGGAGATAACGTAAAGACGGGAGTCCAAGTATCCTTTATGCCTGGGGTGAAGGTTGGGAGTAACTCCTGGATAGGTCCTAATCTCCTAGTGGATAGGGATGTGGAGCCCAATACTTTTATTTATAAGATAGATGAGAAGAGGGTAAAGAGGTTATAA